Proteins from one Sulfurovum sp. TSL1 genomic window:
- the cysS gene encoding cysteine--tRNA ligase — protein MHIYDSVQKTKLPFEPIRKGEASIYVCGPTVYDDAHLGHARSSLSFDLLSRTLKALGYNVTLGKNFTDIDDKIIKKVEETGKSMEELTAFYIDRYLEEMAALGIQRPDIEPKATESLQAIENMIQTLIDKDIAYVISSGDVYFDTSKDAHYGEISHQVGEDEDNQSRVAHTSEKRNPKDFALWKACKGDEDICFDAPFSSGRPGWHIECSAMIEKHFAHAHGTQEFSLDIHAGGADLLFPHHENEAAQSRCATGHELAKYWMHNGFVQIDGEKMSKSLGNSFFLKDALKVYDGEVLRYYLNSVHYRNDFNFNEEDLLTAKKRLDKLYRLKKRVSPGKASAVNKSFKKALLDAMGDDLNISIALAVIDEMVAAANEDLDTNPQNKALKKETLANIEFIDTLLGFGSKEPFSYFQIGVDEALKTQIETLLSERSEAKKEKNFERSDAIRDALTALGISIMDTPDGTLWEKA, from the coding sequence ATGCACATCTATGACAGCGTACAAAAAACCAAACTTCCTTTTGAACCCATCCGTAAAGGTGAAGCAAGCATTTATGTCTGCGGACCTACGGTATATGATGATGCGCATTTAGGCCACGCGCGAAGCAGCCTCTCCTTTGACCTTCTTTCCCGTACACTCAAAGCACTTGGCTACAACGTCACTCTGGGGAAGAACTTTACCGACATCGATGACAAGATCATCAAAAAGGTAGAAGAGACGGGTAAAAGTATGGAAGAGCTTACCGCTTTTTACATTGACCGTTACCTTGAAGAGATGGCAGCACTCGGTATACAGCGTCCTGATATCGAACCAAAAGCCACAGAGTCCCTGCAGGCGATAGAGAACATGATACAAACCCTTATCGACAAAGATATCGCCTATGTCATCTCCTCGGGTGATGTCTACTTTGATACCAGTAAAGATGCGCACTATGGAGAGATATCACACCAGGTAGGTGAAGATGAAGACAACCAGAGCCGTGTAGCACATACATCTGAAAAAAGAAACCCCAAAGACTTTGCCCTTTGGAAAGCATGTAAAGGAGACGAAGACATCTGTTTTGATGCACCTTTCTCTTCAGGCCGTCCGGGCTGGCATATAGAGTGTTCAGCGATGATAGAAAAACACTTTGCGCATGCACATGGGACACAGGAGTTCAGTCTAGACATTCATGCTGGCGGTGCTGACCTGCTTTTCCCCCACCATGAAAATGAAGCTGCCCAGAGCCGCTGTGCCACAGGACATGAACTGGCAAAATACTGGATGCATAACGGTTTTGTACAGATCGACGGAGAAAAGATGAGTAAGTCGTTAGGAAACAGTTTTTTTCTCAAGGATGCACTCAAAGTCTATGACGGAGAAGTCCTGCGCTACTATCTCAACTCGGTACACTACAGAAATGACTTTAATTTTAACGAAGAAGATCTACTGACCGCAAAAAAAAGACTTGACAAGCTCTACAGACTGAAAAAACGTGTCAGTCCGGGCAAAGCTTCTGCAGTCAACAAAAGCTTCAAAAAGGCACTGCTTGATGCGATGGGCGATGACCTGAATATCTCCATCGCTCTAGCCGTGATAGATGAAATGGTGGCTGCTGCCAATGAAGACCTTGATACAAACCCGCAAAATAAAGCCCTTAAAAAAGAGACACTGGCGAACATTGAATTTATCGATACACTGCTTGGTTTTGGTAGCAAAGAGCCTTTCTCTTACTTCCAGATCGGTGTGGATGAAGCCCTTAAAACACAGATAGAAACACTGCTCTCTGAACGTAGTGAAGCAAAAAAAGAGAAGAACTTTGAACGTTCCGATGCCATCCGTGATGCACTGACAGCCTTGGGAATATCGATCATGGATACGCCTGATGGCACACTTTGGGAAAAAGCGTAA